The following proteins are encoded in a genomic region of Sorangiineae bacterium MSr12523:
- the nuoK gene encoding NADH-quinone oxidoreductase subunit NuoK, translating to MPVTHYLVLSSLLFTIGGIGFLVRRNVLVTLMSIELMLNAVNLTLLAFNASHPESHTGQMFAFFLIAAEAAEVAVGLAIVLALFRIRRTVRSDEADLLKN from the coding sequence ATTCCGGTAACGCACTACCTGGTGCTGAGTTCCTTGCTGTTCACGATTGGGGGGATCGGCTTTTTGGTCCGCCGCAACGTGCTCGTCACCCTGATGAGCATCGAGTTGATGCTCAACGCGGTGAACCTGACTTTGCTCGCCTTCAACGCTTCTCACCCCGAGTCGCATACGGGGCAGATGTTCGCGTTCTTCCTCATCGCCGCCGAAGCCGCCGAGGTAGCGGTCGGATTGGCCATCGTTCTGGCGCTCTTCCGCATTCGGCGGACGGTGCGCTCCGACGAGGCGGACCTCCTCAAGAACTGA
- a CDS encoding NADH-quinone oxidoreductase subunit J, with protein sequence MIIGQIYFYLLAALSLLGALVTVTNKNPIRGAMGLLLTVVSLAGLFLALHAEFIAFIQLIVYAGAIVVLFLFVIMLLGPDAAPPRDHHGRVPRAIAGVVFGLAAAGAILLMAKQVDFEPLHRVDQDFGTVDAIGRVLFSDGVVPFELASALLMVSIVGAVAVARGRQAHERPDALAAKSNAAAASAVRNVEAEKHP encoded by the coding sequence ATGATCATCGGCCAGATTTACTTTTACCTGCTCGCGGCCCTCTCGCTGCTCGGGGCGCTGGTGACGGTGACGAACAAGAACCCCATTCGCGGTGCGATGGGGCTTTTGCTCACGGTGGTTTCGCTCGCGGGGCTCTTCCTCGCGCTGCACGCCGAGTTCATCGCGTTCATTCAGCTCATCGTGTACGCGGGCGCCATCGTCGTTCTGTTCCTGTTCGTCATCATGCTCCTCGGGCCCGACGCCGCCCCGCCGCGTGATCACCACGGCCGTGTGCCGCGTGCGATTGCGGGCGTGGTCTTCGGTTTGGCCGCGGCCGGAGCCATCCTGCTGATGGCGAAGCAGGTGGATTTCGAGCCGCTCCACCGCGTCGACCAGGACTTCGGCACCGTCGATGCCATCGGGCGCGTGCTCTTTTCCGACGGCGTGGTTCCCTTCGAGCTGGCCAGCGCGCTGCTCATGGTCTCCATCGTCGGCGCCGTCGCTGTCGCGCGCGGCCGTCAAGCTCACGAGCGCCCCGATGCTTTGGCCGCCAAATCGAACGCCGCGGCGGCAAGCGCAGTCCGTAACGTAGAAGCGGAGAAGCACCCATGA
- the nuoF gene encoding NADH-quinone oxidoreductase subunit NuoF gives MIKRVNYLSKVYGIKNGWTLDVYEREVQGYQAAKKALRMTQQQVVDEAKKMNIRGRGGAGFPMGIKWSFMKPHPTKPAYLVINADEGEPGTHKDRTIMELNPHSVIEGCIIGCFGIGAHVAYVYVRDELHLSKERLWGAIKEAKAKGYLGKTPFGIDYPVEVYVHTGAGAYICGEETSLLNSLEGKRGEPRLKPPFPAQAGAFGCPTTVNNLETIAMVPAAFLMGGDNYSQLSALHHLRDGGSRLYGVNGHVKKPQVIELCVGVTLRELIYDIGGGIEGDRELLGVIPGGSSTPILRADEKVNAPDEKSPLHPWHGKSVLDVPLGVDTMRGIGTMLGTCCATVLAEGTCPVLAMENLMQFYRHESCGQCTPCREGGAWLFRTVTKILDGKATMEELDNLHDIANNIMGNTICAFGEGTAMPALGFLQKFRKDFEAYVLGERTREDATLLVNL, from the coding sequence ATGATCAAGCGCGTCAACTACCTCAGCAAAGTCTACGGCATCAAGAACGGCTGGACGCTCGACGTGTACGAGCGCGAGGTCCAGGGCTACCAGGCCGCCAAAAAGGCGCTTCGGATGACCCAGCAGCAGGTCGTCGACGAAGCCAAGAAGATGAACATCCGCGGCCGCGGCGGCGCCGGCTTCCCGATGGGCATCAAGTGGAGCTTCATGAAGCCCCACCCCACGAAGCCCGCCTACCTCGTCATCAACGCGGACGAGGGCGAGCCGGGGACGCACAAAGACCGCACCATCATGGAGCTGAATCCCCACTCCGTGATCGAGGGCTGCATCATCGGCTGCTTCGGCATCGGAGCCCATGTCGCGTACGTCTACGTTCGCGACGAGTTGCACCTCTCCAAGGAGCGGCTCTGGGGCGCCATCAAAGAGGCGAAGGCCAAGGGCTACCTCGGCAAGACGCCCTTCGGCATCGACTACCCCGTCGAGGTGTACGTCCACACGGGCGCGGGCGCCTACATCTGCGGCGAGGAGACGTCGCTGCTCAATTCGCTCGAGGGCAAGCGCGGCGAGCCTCGTTTGAAGCCGCCCTTCCCCGCCCAGGCAGGCGCCTTCGGCTGCCCCACGACGGTCAACAACCTCGAGACCATCGCGATGGTCCCGGCGGCGTTCCTCATGGGCGGCGACAACTACTCGCAGCTCAGCGCCCTGCACCACCTGCGTGACGGCGGCAGCCGCCTTTACGGCGTCAACGGCCACGTCAAGAAGCCGCAGGTCATCGAGCTTTGCGTCGGCGTCACGTTGCGCGAGCTGATTTACGACATCGGCGGCGGCATCGAGGGCGATCGCGAATTGCTCGGCGTCATCCCCGGCGGCTCGTCCACACCGATTCTTCGCGCCGACGAAAAGGTGAATGCACCGGACGAAAAGAGCCCGCTGCATCCGTGGCACGGCAAGAGCGTTCTCGACGTGCCGCTCGGCGTCGACACGATGCGCGGCATCGGCACCATGCTCGGCACGTGCTGCGCGACGGTGCTGGCGGAGGGAACGTGCCCCGTTCTGGCGATGGAGAACTTGATGCAGTTCTACCGCCACGAGTCGTGCGGGCAGTGCACCCCCTGCCGCGAAGGCGGCGCCTGGCTTTTCCGCACCGTCACCAAGATCCTCGATGGCAAGGCGACCATGGAGGAACTCGATAACTTGCACGACATCGCGAACAACATCATGGGCAATACGATTTGCGCCTTCGGCGAAGGCACGGCGATGCCCGCCCTCGGCTTTTTGCAGAAGTTCCGCAAGGACTTCGAAGCCTACGTCCTCGGGGAGCGCACCCGCGAAGATGCGACTCTTCTGGTGAACCTATGA
- the nuoE gene encoding NADH-quinone oxidoreductase subunit NuoE, translating into MPHHPSGFALSADRERAFREILTRYPTKMGACIPVLHLCQEQEGWISPEIIEYVSHTLDLPLSHVQGVVTFYTLFNQKPVGKHQVWVCRTLPCALRGAGTVLQHCEKRLGIHAGETTEDGKVTLRTAECLASCGTAPMMQVDKEYFENLTLEKVDEILDRLTR; encoded by the coding sequence ATGCCCCATCATCCGTCAGGCTTTGCCCTCTCCGCCGATCGTGAGCGCGCCTTTCGCGAGATTCTCACCCGCTATCCGACGAAGATGGGTGCCTGCATCCCCGTGCTTCACCTTTGCCAGGAGCAGGAGGGCTGGATCAGCCCGGAGATCATCGAGTACGTGTCCCACACGCTCGATCTCCCACTCTCGCACGTTCAAGGCGTCGTCACCTTCTACACGCTGTTCAACCAGAAGCCGGTCGGCAAGCACCAAGTTTGGGTGTGCCGCACCCTTCCCTGCGCCTTGCGCGGTGCAGGCACCGTCCTTCAGCACTGCGAAAAACGCCTGGGCATCCACGCCGGCGAGACGACCGAAGACGGCAAGGTCACCCTTCGCACGGCCGAGTGCCTCGCCAGCTGTGGCACCGCACCGATGATGCAGGTGGACAAAGAATATTTCGAAAACCTCACCCTCGAGAAGGTCGACGAGATCCTCGATCGGCTCACGAGGTAA
- a CDS encoding zinc-ribbon domain-containing protein, which yields MFCPNCGTQNPDNVQTCTKCGFNIKGAAAPKFKGTMLMMNQQVRPAAAPPGGGPPGGAPPGAPPPGQESSQNPPPPRFGDVGPGSPGAGGPPGPPQRLKGTMVGVAPMSAGSAPAPGFPPAPGFPPAGSPGFPPPSPGFPPPQGAPQGGYGAPQGSAPGFPPPQGGAPTPPLGSPGLPGHSFGSSEGVNAFSGTVVDAAPPFPMPPAQAEPFPGTAPQAGPGAPAFGGVPLGGGPPFGGGPGVPPPDPGVFGGPPPADPFGAPPPAPGGGGGSGNYGPPPGGPSFGGPPPGGNPPYGAPGGFGGPPPGGPPGGAYGAPPGGPQDFGGQLQQGFNQAADAVQQAFNPQQPYGGAPGAYPNQPYPNQALAPMGAFPQGGPMVHAQPGQHGPKGQVKNPTTELIIGLVTCGIYQMIWFIRCCNEMKAFLQRDEPNWLKIAGLSFITCGAYGLYWQIVALGPLVQEIQYRAGVPNPQNHGWMYIIPYYNVILWQQELNRAWQGPA from the coding sequence GTGTTCTGCCCGAATTGTGGAACCCAGAATCCGGACAACGTGCAGACGTGCACCAAATGCGGGTTCAACATCAAGGGGGCGGCGGCCCCAAAGTTCAAAGGGACGATGCTGATGATGAATCAGCAGGTCCGTCCCGCGGCGGCTCCTCCCGGTGGTGGCCCTCCTGGTGGCGCTCCCCCCGGCGCTCCGCCGCCTGGCCAGGAAAGCTCGCAAAATCCGCCCCCTCCTCGCTTTGGTGACGTTGGGCCCGGTTCTCCGGGTGCCGGTGGCCCGCCCGGGCCGCCGCAGCGCCTCAAAGGAACGATGGTGGGCGTGGCGCCGATGAGCGCGGGCTCGGCCCCGGCTCCAGGTTTCCCGCCCGCCCCTGGTTTTCCACCTGCCGGCTCTCCAGGTTTCCCGCCACCGTCCCCCGGTTTTCCTCCTCCGCAAGGAGCTCCGCAGGGGGGCTACGGCGCGCCGCAAGGAAGTGCGCCAGGTTTCCCGCCGCCGCAAGGGGGCGCGCCGACGCCGCCCCTCGGATCGCCGGGTTTGCCTGGGCACTCGTTTGGTTCGTCCGAGGGCGTGAACGCCTTCAGCGGGACGGTCGTCGACGCGGCCCCGCCTTTCCCCATGCCGCCGGCCCAAGCTGAACCGTTCCCAGGAACGGCCCCGCAAGCGGGTCCTGGGGCGCCGGCCTTTGGCGGTGTCCCGCTTGGTGGCGGCCCTCCGTTCGGTGGCGGTCCAGGCGTACCCCCACCGGATCCGGGCGTATTTGGCGGCCCGCCGCCGGCCGACCCGTTTGGGGCACCGCCGCCCGCCCCCGGTGGCGGTGGTGGGAGCGGCAACTACGGTCCGCCTCCTGGCGGTCCCAGCTTTGGTGGCCCTCCGCCTGGTGGAAATCCTCCCTATGGAGCTCCGGGTGGCTTCGGCGGCCCTCCGCCGGGTGGTCCTCCCGGCGGTGCTTACGGTGCGCCTCCCGGCGGACCGCAAGACTTCGGCGGCCAACTGCAGCAGGGTTTCAACCAGGCTGCGGATGCGGTTCAGCAAGCGTTCAACCCGCAGCAACCGTACGGGGGTGCGCCCGGCGCGTATCCGAACCAGCCGTATCCCAATCAGGCCCTCGCGCCGATGGGCGCCTTTCCGCAGGGCGGCCCCATGGTGCATGCCCAGCCCGGACAGCATGGCCCCAAGGGCCAGGTGAAGAACCCGACGACCGAGTTGATCATCGGCCTCGTGACGTGCGGCATCTACCAGATGATCTGGTTCATCCGCTGCTGCAACGAGATGAAGGCCTTTTTGCAGCGTGACGAACCCAATTGGCTCAAGATCGCGGGCCTCTCGTTCATCACGTGCGGCGCGTACGGCCTCTATTGGCAGATCGTCGCGCTGGGGCCGCTCGTCCAGGAAATCCAGTACCGCGCAGGCGTTCCCAACCCGCAGAATCACGGCTGGATGTACATCATCCCGTACTACAACGTGATTCTATGGCAGCAGGAGCTCAATCGCGCGTGGCAAGGCCCGGCGTAA
- a CDS encoding DUF2752 domain-containing protein, translated as MASLVGLAAVLLFVTSLPAMCPMRVLLHTPCPSCGLTRAARLALGGDFAGATHIHPLWFLVLPFLGTLGIFQLGHYLVRGDLARLHRHFGHAGYALLTLLVIVWVARFFGAFGGPCPI; from the coding sequence GTGGCCAGCCTCGTTGGGCTGGCCGCTGTGCTTTTGTTCGTCACCTCGCTTCCGGCGATGTGCCCCATGCGCGTGTTGCTCCACACGCCGTGCCCTTCGTGCGGCCTCACGCGGGCGGCGCGGCTGGCCTTGGGGGGCGACTTCGCCGGGGCGACGCACATCCACCCGCTGTGGTTTCTCGTGCTGCCGTTCCTGGGGACCCTGGGCATCTTCCAGCTCGGGCACTACCTCGTGCGTGGCGATCTCGCGAGGCTTCACCGCCACTTCGGCCACGCGGGGTATGCGCTTCTGACGTTGCTCGTGATCGTCTGGGTTGCCCGGTTCTTCGGCGCCTTCGGCGGGCCGTGCCCGATTTGA
- a CDS encoding glycosyltransferase, translated as MMGAFLLARARARAQRQPPSRAPRVSVFKPLAGVDDDLEANLESFAKLDYPSFELLLGVASTSDAAYPVAKAFVERHPKVDARVVLTDPDAAKNPKVAQLVALERVATGSVFVISDSNVRVSPRYLETLIEQLDGENVGLVTSLFVGTGEKSLGAALENLQIGAYVAPSIAASALLAPRPFTVGKSMAMWRRDIAKMGGFRTIGDVLAEDHLLGRKVAEQGMEIRLSLDAVENRNVSCSVRRTLERHTRWAKMRRVISPTGFALEPLGSPLTIATAFVGLSPGGLSYAAFVSTWLLQMLGTTVALRTLRGRVPWRILALEPLRCYVTLWCWMHACVSKRVSWRGHPIVLGKDSRIVTLAERRAARDRAPWSTRLRRAFANVA; from the coding sequence ATGATGGGCGCGTTCCTGCTGGCGCGGGCGCGAGCCCGAGCGCAGCGGCAACCGCCATCGCGCGCACCGCGCGTGAGTGTGTTCAAGCCGCTCGCCGGTGTCGATGACGATCTCGAGGCGAACCTCGAGTCGTTTGCCAAGCTCGATTATCCGTCGTTCGAGCTCTTGCTCGGCGTAGCCTCCACGTCGGATGCGGCGTACCCCGTCGCCAAGGCCTTCGTCGAGCGCCATCCGAAGGTGGACGCGCGCGTGGTGCTCACCGATCCCGATGCGGCGAAAAACCCGAAGGTCGCGCAACTGGTCGCGCTCGAGCGCGTCGCCACCGGCTCGGTGTTCGTCATCTCCGACTCGAACGTGCGCGTCTCGCCGCGCTATTTGGAGACGCTGATCGAGCAGCTCGATGGAGAGAACGTCGGCCTGGTGACCAGCTTGTTCGTCGGCACCGGCGAGAAGTCGTTGGGCGCCGCGCTGGAGAATCTGCAGATTGGCGCGTACGTCGCGCCTTCGATTGCAGCATCCGCGCTTCTCGCACCGCGTCCGTTCACCGTTGGGAAATCCATGGCCATGTGGCGGCGCGACATTGCGAAGATGGGCGGCTTCCGCACCATCGGCGACGTGCTCGCCGAGGACCATTTGCTCGGTCGCAAGGTTGCCGAGCAAGGCATGGAGATTCGTCTTTCGCTGGATGCCGTCGAGAACCGCAACGTGTCGTGCTCCGTGCGCCGCACGCTCGAGCGGCACACGCGCTGGGCGAAGATGCGCCGCGTGATCAGCCCCACGGGCTTTGCGCTGGAGCCGCTCGGCTCACCGCTCACGATTGCCACGGCGTTCGTGGGACTGTCGCCGGGCGGGCTCTCGTACGCGGCGTTCGTGTCGACGTGGCTTCTGCAAATGCTGGGAACCACCGTCGCGCTTCGCACACTGCGCGGTCGCGTACCGTGGCGCATTTTGGCGCTCGAACCTCTGCGCTGTTACGTGACCCTCTGGTGCTGGATGCACGCGTGCGTCAGCAAACGCGTGAGCTGGCGCGGCCACCCGATCGTGTTGGGCAAAGACTCGCGCATCGTGACATTGGCCGAGCGCCGCGCTGCGCGGGATCGCGCGCCATGGTCCACGCGTTTGCGCCGCGCGTTCGCGAATGTGGCGTAG
- a CDS encoding M20/M25/M40 family metallo-hydrolase produces the protein MMTKRTLGCASIIALMVGVACSSNDDNPPSNNPADACSTIESDVKNDFNTLAKFVAIETYRTENWANEDKVTEGMEKIYAEMKQQVDAFNAGQKTSKLTLTRWDQPSVDENGKPLSGEPPTWRVFKISLGSGPRRVAIATHLDTVAPGNDSWKPFTLEKKELDYNGKKEEFWVGRGSIDDKGPAVATLQVIKAIARKYDGSPQLNDVTVEVIFDTSEETAMSMPNYFRLNPTQEPNLAVIFDASWCVRAEKGVERPIFTVPKDPPGTTKTGVWIDSFKTSTGPANQIPDTTTAIIKADAPAKLDALAASIKAEYDAYKFDDPNYRHAELVVTREADSVKLVTKVAGAQHGSKPEENRADGANPLVSLANFLAFKAKDANWPENDIVRMLKFIEWTWGTKVFGEDHNHPALQASDEIFQAPNNGTTYAVTQFNDSGDDSAYPNSIVLKIDIRYAQDHHGSAKWNGQTEGFIDQMQNKPSYSRFKDIFGTLVKEFNGASNPHPVSVTVKETRPKGPESPVPPDVRKTDGPTFSRISKAYEQVEGKPCPAIAIGGGTDAKNHPNFLAAGALFGQKFGPPINFHGLSEGAPVSELTRSAKIICQFLDDEVKGATKQEAGVSTTAASLWTKSDHELH, from the coding sequence ATGATGACCAAGAGAACACTAGGCTGCGCATCCATCATCGCCCTGATGGTGGGTGTCGCTTGTTCGTCGAACGACGACAATCCGCCCTCCAACAACCCCGCCGACGCGTGCTCGACCATCGAGAGCGACGTCAAGAACGACTTCAACACCCTGGCGAAGTTCGTCGCCATCGAGACGTACCGGACGGAGAACTGGGCGAACGAAGACAAGGTCACCGAGGGCATGGAGAAGATCTATGCCGAGATGAAGCAGCAGGTCGACGCCTTCAACGCCGGCCAGAAGACATCGAAGCTCACGCTCACGCGCTGGGATCAACCGAGCGTCGACGAGAACGGCAAGCCCCTATCGGGCGAGCCCCCGACATGGCGCGTGTTCAAGATCAGCCTTGGCAGCGGCCCGCGCCGCGTGGCGATCGCGACGCACTTGGATACCGTGGCGCCTGGCAATGACTCCTGGAAGCCGTTCACGCTCGAAAAGAAGGAACTCGACTACAACGGCAAGAAAGAGGAGTTCTGGGTCGGCCGCGGCTCGATCGACGACAAGGGACCTGCCGTTGCCACGTTGCAGGTCATCAAAGCCATCGCACGCAAGTACGACGGCAGCCCGCAGCTCAACGACGTCACCGTCGAAGTGATCTTCGATACGTCGGAAGAGACCGCAATGTCGATGCCGAACTACTTCCGCCTCAATCCGACGCAGGAGCCGAACCTCGCCGTCATCTTCGACGCGAGCTGGTGCGTGCGCGCCGAAAAGGGCGTGGAGCGACCGATTTTCACGGTGCCGAAAGACCCGCCCGGAACGACGAAAACCGGTGTGTGGATTGACTCGTTCAAGACGTCGACCGGTCCCGCGAACCAGATCCCCGACACGACGACGGCGATCATCAAGGCCGATGCTCCTGCGAAGCTCGACGCGCTCGCAGCGTCCATCAAGGCCGAGTACGACGCGTACAAATTCGACGATCCGAACTACCGCCATGCCGAGCTTGTCGTCACGCGGGAAGCCGACAGCGTGAAGCTGGTGACCAAGGTCGCGGGCGCCCAGCATGGATCGAAGCCCGAAGAGAACCGCGCCGATGGCGCGAATCCGTTGGTGTCGCTGGCCAATTTCCTAGCCTTCAAGGCCAAGGATGCCAACTGGCCGGAGAACGACATCGTCCGCATGCTGAAGTTCATCGAGTGGACCTGGGGCACGAAGGTGTTCGGCGAAGATCACAATCACCCGGCGCTTCAAGCGTCCGACGAGATCTTCCAGGCGCCGAACAACGGGACCACCTATGCGGTGACCCAGTTCAACGATTCGGGTGACGACAGCGCCTATCCGAACTCGATCGTGCTCAAGATCGACATTCGCTACGCGCAGGATCATCACGGCAGCGCGAAGTGGAATGGGCAGACCGAAGGCTTCATCGACCAGATGCAGAACAAGCCCAGTTACAGCAGATTCAAGGACATCTTCGGGACGCTCGTGAAGGAGTTCAACGGCGCATCGAATCCGCACCCCGTTTCCGTCACCGTGAAGGAAACGCGTCCGAAGGGACCCGAGTCTCCGGTTCCGCCGGACGTGCGCAAGACCGATGGGCCGACGTTCAGCCGCATCAGCAAGGCTTACGAACAAGTCGAGGGCAAGCCGTGCCCCGCCATCGCCATCGGCGGCGGCACCGACGCGAAGAACCATCCGAACTTCCTCGCCGCGGGCGCATTGTTCGGACAGAAATTCGGCCCGCCGATCAACTTCCACGGCTTGAGCGAAGGCGCACCCGTCTCCGAGCTCACGAGGAGCGCGAAGATCATTTGCCAATTCCTCGACGATGAAGTGAAGGGCGCCACGAAGCAAGAGGCCGGCGTCTCGACGACCGCCGCGTCGTTGTGGACGAAGTCGGACCACGAGCTGCACTGA
- a CDS encoding SAM-dependent methyltransferase, translating into MDAPDVLAFKRRVIVERGFTPECVRCEIPVDLRGEWTTPLLRAGFRKHEPTVWLMEGLLMYLGAESIECIFEDIATMSVRGSRLSAEFAHPNLLSRFARLKSTIDMTERTGVVWQWGTETPAAWLARRGWHATIADGNELARSYGREAPHVLNPSDGDERLWLLHATRTSIHGDSQL; encoded by the coding sequence ATGGACGCTCCCGACGTTCTCGCGTTCAAGCGACGCGTCATCGTGGAACGTGGCTTCACCCCGGAATGCGTTCGCTGCGAAATCCCCGTCGATCTTCGCGGCGAGTGGACGACGCCGCTGCTCCGCGCGGGCTTTCGGAAGCACGAGCCCACGGTCTGGCTCATGGAAGGATTGCTCATGTACCTCGGCGCCGAGAGCATCGAGTGCATCTTCGAAGACATCGCAACCATGTCCGTACGAGGAAGCCGTCTCTCCGCCGAATTCGCCCACCCGAACCTGCTCTCGCGCTTCGCTCGCCTGAAAAGCACGATCGACATGACCGAGCGCACCGGCGTCGTCTGGCAATGGGGCACCGAAACTCCCGCCGCATGGCTGGCTCGCCGCGGATGGCATGCCACCATCGCCGACGGCAACGAGCTCGCTCGCTCGTATGGCCGCGAGGCACCGCACGTTCTGAATCCATCGGACGGCGACGAGCGCCTCTGGCTCCTGCACGCCACCCGGACCTCAATCCATGGAGACTCCCAACTATGA
- a CDS encoding LysR substrate-binding domain-containing protein produces MDLRQLEFLVTVADEANFTRAAAKLRVAQPGVSARIRQLEQELGHELLDRSGRTVRLTEMGATVLPYARAALAAVAGARLAVDEVTGLLRGGLRVGMVAPHSSTEFDLAGLLASFHRAHPAVRITLSEGTADHLVESLQTGQLDVALIGVGAKSPVGVAWHVLVDEPLVAVVSSDDPLAAGAAIPFADLRARTLLTFSRGTGLRSVLEAASARAATPLTIAFEASEPRVLVQLVARGLGVGILPESAAREHPRLRAIPIVRPRLRGRLALAWRSEAPSSPAVRAFVQLARHGVRPVTNSVTEKRSRRQGSS; encoded by the coding sequence ATGGATCTCCGCCAGCTGGAATTCCTGGTCACCGTTGCGGACGAAGCGAATTTCACGCGCGCAGCCGCGAAATTGCGCGTGGCGCAGCCTGGTGTCAGCGCCCGCATTCGGCAGCTCGAGCAGGAGCTCGGTCACGAGCTGCTGGATCGATCGGGGCGTACCGTGCGCCTCACGGAGATGGGGGCCACGGTGCTTCCTTATGCGCGTGCGGCACTCGCCGCGGTCGCCGGTGCGCGATTGGCCGTCGACGAGGTCACCGGCTTGCTGCGCGGAGGTCTCCGTGTCGGAATGGTGGCACCGCATTCGAGCACCGAGTTCGACCTTGCAGGCCTCCTCGCGTCATTTCATCGCGCGCACCCCGCCGTGCGAATCACGTTGTCCGAGGGCACGGCCGACCATCTCGTCGAATCCCTGCAAACGGGCCAGCTCGACGTCGCCTTGATAGGCGTCGGCGCCAAGTCGCCCGTTGGTGTCGCATGGCACGTGCTCGTCGACGAGCCCCTCGTCGCCGTGGTCAGCTCCGACGATCCCCTGGCAGCCGGAGCCGCCATTCCCTTTGCCGACCTTCGTGCGCGAACCCTGCTCACGTTCTCGCGTGGAACGGGATTGCGCTCGGTCCTCGAGGCGGCTTCGGCCCGCGCGGCGACGCCATTGACCATAGCCTTCGAGGCCAGCGAACCGCGCGTGCTCGTGCAACTCGTGGCGCGCGGTCTCGGTGTCGGCATCCTCCCTGAATCGGCCGCGCGCGAGCACCCGAGGCTGCGTGCGATCCCCATCGTACGTCCCCGGTTGCGCGGTCGGCTTGCCCTCGCGTGGCGCAGCGAGGCGCCGTCCAGTCCCGCCGTTCGGGCGTTCGTGCAGCTGGCTCGCCACGGAGTTCGCCCCGTCACGAATTCCGTGACGGAAAAGCGCTCCAGGCGACAAGGCTCCTCGTGA
- a CDS encoding DUF3291 domain-containing protein: MHLAQLNIAHLRAPIDSPELAAFVDALEPINALADAAPGFVWRLKEDPNQPRLTVKHEFGDHLLINFSIWESLESLWNYVYKTQHLDFLRRRREWFQRMAEPTMVMWWIPEGTIPIPAEAMERLQRLKAEGPSPMAFTYKDSYSSEEALAFMNAPLRQGQGPAATSRNS; this comes from the coding sequence ATGCACCTCGCCCAATTGAACATCGCGCACCTGCGCGCACCCATCGACAGCCCCGAGCTGGCCGCCTTCGTCGATGCGCTCGAACCGATCAACGCTCTGGCCGACGCGGCGCCCGGTTTCGTGTGGCGGCTCAAGGAAGATCCAAACCAGCCGCGGCTCACCGTGAAGCACGAATTCGGCGATCATTTGCTGATCAATTTCTCGATTTGGGAATCGCTCGAGAGCTTGTGGAACTACGTTTACAAGACGCAGCACCTGGATTTTCTGCGGCGCCGGCGCGAATGGTTCCAGCGCATGGCCGAGCCCACCATGGTGATGTGGTGGATTCCCGAGGGCACCATTCCGATCCCCGCGGAGGCCATGGAACGGCTCCAGCGGCTGAAGGCCGAGGGGCCGAGTCCCATGGCCTTCACGTACAAGGATTCGTACAGCAGCGAGGAAGCTCTCGCGTTCATGAATGCACCGCTTCGACAGGGGCAGGGGCCCGCCGCTACGTCGCGAAATTCGTAA
- a CDS encoding GNAT family N-acetyltransferase, whose translation MRVRIHDDTSEFWALAKPLYAADPVRHTVALTVIGNWIALPDPNEPAPLLVSIWEGDTLTGVAFRTTRRPLSAGAIPEDAAESVAAALAEVDPGIVGVNGPRAVVERFARAWAARQGCAFRETLLSHLYRLDTLSAPTTKGRARLATEDDVPLLAAWYRAFTIEAMGGQRDAGREESVVRRWFALGSGTMIWEHEGVSVSSARASTVADGMSRVSAVYTPPEHRCHGYGSAVTAAASQWALDAGASHVVLFTDSSNPISNSIYQRMGYRLVCDITEFAFEPAAKSITNFAT comes from the coding sequence ATGCGCGTCCGCATCCATGACGATACGAGCGAATTCTGGGCATTGGCCAAGCCGCTCTACGCGGCCGATCCCGTGCGTCACACCGTGGCCCTCACGGTGATTGGCAATTGGATTGCGCTGCCGGATCCGAACGAGCCGGCGCCCTTGTTGGTCTCCATTTGGGAGGGCGACACGCTGACGGGGGTCGCATTCCGCACCACGAGGCGGCCGCTCTCCGCCGGGGCGATCCCGGAGGATGCGGCGGAGAGCGTGGCCGCGGCACTTGCGGAGGTCGACCCGGGCATCGTCGGTGTGAACGGCCCGCGCGCTGTGGTGGAGCGCTTTGCGCGCGCATGGGCCGCGCGCCAAGGCTGCGCATTTCGTGAGACGCTGCTTTCGCATCTCTATCGGCTGGACACGCTCTCGGCCCCGACGACGAAGGGCCGCGCGCGTTTGGCCACGGAAGACGACGTGCCGTTGCTCGCCGCTTGGTACCGTGCCTTCACGATCGAAGCCATGGGCGGCCAGCGCGATGCCGGTCGCGAAGAGTCCGTCGTTCGTCGCTGGTTTGCACTGGGCAGCGGCACGATGATCTGGGAGCACGAGGGGGTCTCCGTATCCTCGGCCCGCGCCAGCACGGTTGCCGATGGCATGTCCCGCGTGAGTGCCGTCTACACGCCGCCCGAGCATCGTTGCCATGGCTACGGTTCCGCGGTGACCGCGGCGGCCTCGCAATGGGCTCTCGATGCGGGTGCCTCCCACGTCGTATTGTTCACCGATTCGAGCAACCCCATCTCGAATTCGATTTACCAGCGAATGGGATATCGCCTCGTTTGCGATATCACGGAGTTTGCATTCGAACCGGCAGCAAAGAGTATTACGAATTTCGCGACGTAG